From Terriglobia bacterium, one genomic window encodes:
- a CDS encoding protein kinase, with translation MAGQALRPASLVGQRLGHYCILERIGAGGMGEVYRARDEHLDREVAIKVLSAGTLADDNARRQFRNEALACSKLTHPNIATVYDFDTQEGADFLVAEYVPGQTLDEKLASGPLPESEVLRLGRELAEGLAAAHAQGIVHRDLKPGNLRVTSDGRLKVLDFGLARSLAMAGADTPTESSSRNNVGVAGTLAYMAPEQLRGEALDSRSDIYSVGVVLYEMATGRHPFPEAVVPALIDSVLHKSPAPPRWCQPELSPRLEQIILKCLEKDPGVRYQSCVELIADFRRAGMPETSRDNSIAVLYFENLGGQEEHEYFRDGITEDITTELSKIRGLRVFSRSAVLAFRDKPVTPAHVGRQLHAAYVLEGSVRREGVRLRLNAKLVETSTGHAVWAERYDRQMEDVFAIQDEIAHCIAGALRLVLTETEKRAIAKPPTADVQAYDFYLRGRQFFHQFRRKGFDFAREMFARAIELDPTYARAYAGIADCCAFLHMYWDSTEKNLQQADAASQKALELDPDLAEAHASRGLTASLKKQYDEAQKEFETAIRLNPHLFEPYYFQARNYYAQGQLEKAVQWFGQANRVVPEDYQAQMLMASALHGLGRQDQARAAYERGLLAAEKHLSLHPGDSRAFYFGANALSQLNQRERSIEWLERALTVEPEEPQVLYNVACVYALLDEADKAIDCLEKSITHGWGQREWMEHDPDLAPIRGHPRFLALLKRA, from the coding sequence ATGGCCGGTCAAGCGCTGCGCCCGGCTAGCCTGGTGGGCCAGAGACTGGGGCATTACTGCATCCTGGAGCGCATCGGCGCCGGCGGGATGGGCGAAGTCTATCGTGCCCGCGACGAGCATCTGGACCGCGAGGTGGCCATCAAGGTCCTGTCGGCTGGAACACTGGCCGACGACAACGCCCGCCGCCAGTTCCGCAACGAAGCCCTTGCCTGCTCCAAGCTCACCCACCCCAATATCGCCACTGTCTACGATTTCGATACCCAGGAAGGCGCTGACTTCCTGGTCGCGGAGTATGTCCCCGGACAGACGCTGGACGAAAAGTTGGCTTCCGGACCGCTGCCGGAGAGCGAAGTGCTCCGCCTGGGCAGGGAGTTGGCCGAAGGGCTCGCCGCCGCTCACGCCCAGGGCATCGTGCACCGCGACCTGAAGCCCGGCAACCTGCGCGTCACTTCCGATGGCCGGCTCAAAGTCCTCGATTTCGGCCTAGCCAGGTCGCTGGCCATGGCGGGGGCGGACACGCCGACGGAAAGTTCGAGCAGGAACAACGTCGGAGTCGCTGGCACACTGGCCTACATGGCGCCCGAGCAACTGCGCGGCGAAGCGCTCGACTCGCGCAGTGATATCTACTCCGTGGGCGTGGTGCTCTACGAGATGGCGACCGGGCGGCATCCCTTTCCCGAGGCGGTGGTCCCGGCGCTGATCGATTCCGTCCTGCACAAGTCGCCGGCTCCGCCGCGATGGTGCCAGCCCGAGCTGTCGCCGCGCCTGGAGCAGATCATCCTCAAGTGCCTGGAGAAGGACCCCGGGGTGCGCTACCAGTCGTGCGTGGAGTTGATCGCCGACTTCCGGCGCGCCGGCATGCCCGAGACTTCCCGCGACAACTCCATCGCGGTGCTCTACTTCGAGAACCTGGGCGGGCAGGAAGAACACGAGTACTTCCGCGACGGCATCACTGAGGACATCACCACCGAGCTGTCGAAGATCCGCGGCCTGCGCGTTTTCTCGCGCTCCGCGGTGCTCGCCTTCCGGGACAAACCGGTGACGCCGGCGCATGTCGGCCGCCAGTTGCATGCCGCGTACGTGCTGGAAGGCAGCGTGCGGCGCGAAGGCGTCCGCCTGCGCCTCAACGCCAAGCTGGTGGAGACGAGCACCGGGCATGCGGTCTGGGCGGAGCGATACGACCGCCAGATGGAAGACGTCTTCGCTATCCAGGACGAGATCGCGCATTGCATCGCGGGGGCACTGCGGCTGGTGCTGACCGAGACCGAGAAGCGCGCCATCGCCAAACCGCCCACGGCCGACGTGCAGGCCTATGACTTCTACCTGCGGGGGCGGCAGTTCTTTCACCAGTTCCGGCGCAAAGGGTTCGACTTCGCGCGCGAGATGTTCGCCCGCGCCATCGAGCTCGATCCAACCTATGCCCGCGCCTACGCCGGCATCGCCGACTGCTGCGCCTTCCTGCATATGTACTGGGACTCGACCGAGAAGAACCTGCAACAGGCCGACGCCGCCAGCCAGAAAGCGCTGGAGCTGGATCCGGACCTCGCCGAGGCGCACGCGTCGCGCGGCCTGACAGCCTCGTTGAAAAAGCAGTACGACGAGGCGCAGAAGGAGTTCGAGACCGCCATCCGCCTGAACCCGCACCTGTTCGAGCCCTACTATTTCCAGGCGCGCAATTACTACGCGCAGGGGCAGCTCGAAAAAGCGGTCCAGTGGTTCGGACAGGCCAACCGCGTCGTGCCAGAGGACTACCAGGCGCAAATGCTGATGGCGAGCGCACTGCATGGCCTGGGTCGGCAAGACCAGGCGCGCGCCGCCTACGAGCGTGGCCTGCTCGCCGCCGAGAAGCACCTCAGCCTGCATCCCGGCGACTCGCGCGCCTTCTACTTCGGCGCCAACGCGCTCTCCCAGCTCAACCAGAGAGAACGTTCGATCGAGTGGCTGGAGCGCGCGCTCACGGTCGAGCCCGAAGAGCCGCAGGTCCTCTACAACGTGGCCTGCGTGTACGCGCTGCTGGACGAGGCGGACAAAGCAATCGACTGCCTGGAGAAATCCATCACGCACGGCTGGGGCCAGCGCGAATGGATGGAACACGATCCCGACCTCGCTCCCATCCGCGGCCATCCGCGCTTCCTGGCATTGCTCAAGCGCGCGTGA
- a CDS encoding DUF983 domain-containing protein, protein MSTRAPRTSRLNAILGSLCPRCRLGPIFQGSMLWFTPMHERCPVCGLKYEREQGYFLGAMYMSYAMAVPLLAAFLALFWWLTDWGWNAILLSSALALVPFAPVLTLFARVLWIHLDRGVDPGE, encoded by the coding sequence ATGAGCACTCGTGCGCCGCGTACATCCCGTCTAAACGCGATCCTGGGCAGCCTCTGCCCGCGCTGCCGCCTGGGACCGATCTTCCAAGGCTCGATGCTGTGGTTCACCCCGATGCACGAGCGCTGCCCGGTCTGTGGCCTGAAGTACGAGCGCGAGCAGGGCTACTTTCTGGGTGCCATGTACATGAGCTACGCGATGGCCGTACCGCTGCTGGCGGCCTTCCTGGCGCTCTTCTGGTGGCTCACCGACTGGGGCTGGAACGCGATCCTGCTGAGCTCGGCGCTGGCGCTGGTCCCGTTCGCTCCCGTCCTGACGCTCTTCGCTCGCGTGCTCTGGATCCATCTCGATCGCGGGGTCGACCCGGGAGAATAA
- the modA gene encoding molybdate ABC transporter substrate-binding protein — translation MRTWLIQICLAVSVLSASSFAGEITVAAAADLQYALKEVAARFEKESGNTVKLTFGSSGNFYSQIANGAPFDVFLSADSEYPKKLIEAGAADRNSLFVYGVGRIVLWVPGASKLDLNKGLKVLLDPAVRKVALANPQHAPYGRAAVAALRHEGLYDQVSGKFVFGENISQTMHFIESGNVDAGFVALSLATAPPTQGRGRYWVVPQDFYPTIEQAAVVISHSPKKKTASAFLDFLRKPEIVELMGRYGFERPGSKR, via the coding sequence ATGCGCACTTGGCTCATACAAATCTGTCTGGCAGTGTCCGTGCTGTCCGCGAGTTCCTTCGCCGGCGAGATCACGGTAGCAGCGGCGGCGGACCTGCAATACGCTCTCAAGGAAGTCGCCGCCCGCTTTGAGAAAGAGAGCGGCAACACGGTAAAGCTTACGTTCGGATCGTCCGGGAACTTTTATTCGCAGATCGCCAACGGCGCGCCCTTCGATGTCTTCCTGTCGGCCGACAGCGAGTATCCGAAGAAACTGATCGAGGCGGGCGCCGCCGATCGGAATTCCCTCTTCGTTTACGGGGTCGGCCGGATCGTGCTGTGGGTGCCGGGCGCGTCGAAGCTTGACCTCAACAAGGGGCTCAAGGTCCTGCTCGATCCCGCGGTGCGGAAGGTGGCGCTGGCGAACCCGCAGCACGCACCCTACGGTCGCGCTGCGGTCGCGGCCCTGCGTCACGAGGGCCTCTACGACCAGGTCAGCGGAAAATTTGTGTTCGGCGAGAACATTTCCCAGACCATGCATTTCATCGAATCCGGCAATGTGGACGCCGGGTTCGTGGCCTTGTCGCTGGCCACGGCGCCACCGACCCAGGGCCGAGGCCGGTACTGGGTCGTGCCCCAGGATTTTTATCCGACGATCGAGCAGGCGGCGGTGGTGATCTCACACTCTCCGAAAAAGAAGACCGCGTCCGCTTTCCTCGACTTCCTGCGCAAGCCGGAGATCGTGGAATTGATGGGACGCTACGGTTTCGAGCGCCCCGGGAGCAAGAGATGA
- the modB gene encoding molybdate ABC transporter permease subunit — protein sequence MNWQAIILTVELALLVSLVLLAIGLPIAYWITFSRWRWKFLVEAVVAMPLVLPPTVLGFYVLVAIGRGSPVGRLYHDWSGRTLAFSFEGLLIGSVLYSLPFAVQPFASGFAAVDRRLIEASWTLGASRVKTFFRVIVPLSLASVITGVVLSFAHTMGEFGVVLMVGGDIPGVTRTVSIDIYDQVQALNYPSANRTALALLVFSFAVLSVVYGLNRKGVSLWMKARAPKDLLTP from the coding sequence ATGAACTGGCAGGCGATCATACTGACGGTGGAGCTTGCACTGCTGGTATCGCTGGTGCTGTTGGCCATCGGACTGCCCATCGCCTACTGGATCACGTTCTCGCGCTGGCGCTGGAAATTCCTGGTGGAGGCGGTAGTGGCAATGCCGCTGGTCCTGCCGCCCACGGTGCTTGGTTTCTACGTGCTGGTCGCCATCGGGCGAGGCAGCCCGGTCGGGCGGCTGTATCACGACTGGTCCGGACGCACCCTGGCCTTCAGCTTCGAGGGCCTGCTGATCGGTTCCGTGCTCTACAGCCTTCCCTTCGCGGTGCAGCCATTCGCCTCCGGATTCGCCGCCGTGGACCGGCGGCTGATTGAAGCCTCATGGACTCTGGGAGCATCGCGGGTGAAGACTTTCTTTCGCGTGATCGTGCCTCTTTCGCTGGCCAGCGTGATCACCGGAGTAGTTCTGAGTTTTGCCCACACTATGGGAGAATTCGGGGTGGTCCTGATGGTGGGTGGGGACATCCCGGGTGTGACCAGGACGGTCTCGATCGATATTTATGACCAAGTACAGGCGCTGAACTACCCGTCGGCGAATCGCACCGCGCTGGCGCTTCTGGTGTTCTCGTTCGCTGTCTTATCGGTGGTGTACGGGTTGAACCGCAAAGGTGTCTCGCTGTGGATGAAGGCGCGCGCCCCGAAGGACCTGCTGACTCCATGA
- the modC gene encoding molybdenum ABC transporter ATP-binding protein: MIDRNGAALSIQVSKRLASNGRHRFSLNVDVSLPAGITILFGPSGSGKTTVLQCIAGLTTPDAGRIAAGDTVLFDSHEGIDVDVSQRSIGYVFQELALFPHLTVEQNVQYGLGKLDAQAKRERTLAILDSFHVAHLLHAYPRDISGGERQRVALARSLVTMPRVLLLDEPLSGLDVTTKNRIIEDLRAWNEARRIPILYVTHSRREVFALGERVVCLENGEILAQGAPHEVLNQPQHETIAQLAGFENVFDATVLALHETQGTMTCRLEDSQVEVEIPLARVEAGARVRLAVRAGDILLATQPPLFLSARNVVPGKLARLERAEGLVVTAVDCSGVKITVNVTPGACETLKLEPGKEIWLVIKTHSCHLVESRANAGVQKGAGNKRWIDGAHAAKAERGDPRPVAAAARSFPRLKVLYLLGVTALAFAVPAWSVTRAHRWQFLPALLALQVLLLLQARVSAGEIARGATRLKWLFLFLLLMYTFLPSDSGGNDEIIRWHAVEGWRAIPVNLTGLATSAMMCLQLMTVILVSAVVRLTGAGTDLIDGLRGFGLPKLFVYSVDYTLAMLGGIRRKGMGGGMGGGRGRRAQAVQDAPGPGLIKVLKSLLRGDVGVFTAAVHDSLQRAQDHVQQAPGGKLESDLAHDVAVITGISFMMMSLKILKILPGIPFFSGFKTLLLYPLYFLAADLTRSRWGGTVCGTIMGVIGFLQGDGRYGAFEILKHTAPGIVIDLSWPLVRRLPRSMLVFCAVGFIAAIARTSTEFATVLLLRPRDEVLLFPFFKLIPNLIAGTLSGMVTYFVLPAFHATRAARQEADAAAEPAAAQPGPAPGMAMIAEAPAGESSVAPTATFGSSMGAGGGGGRGSGGGRGGGGGGGSGTGRAQGD; encoded by the coding sequence ATGATCGACCGCAACGGAGCTGCGCTTTCCATCCAGGTCAGCAAACGGCTGGCGTCCAACGGACGGCACCGTTTCTCGCTGAACGTGGACGTGTCCCTGCCGGCAGGCATCACCATCCTGTTCGGGCCTTCGGGCTCGGGCAAGACCACGGTGCTGCAGTGCATTGCGGGACTGACCACGCCGGACGCGGGGCGCATCGCCGCCGGCGACACGGTGCTCTTCGACTCGCACGAGGGGATCGACGTCGACGTGTCGCAGCGCTCCATCGGATACGTCTTCCAGGAGCTGGCCCTGTTCCCTCACCTGACGGTCGAACAGAATGTGCAGTACGGGCTGGGTAAGCTGGACGCGCAGGCCAAGCGCGAGCGCACGCTGGCCATTCTGGATTCGTTCCATGTGGCCCACCTGCTGCACGCCTATCCGCGCGACATCTCGGGTGGCGAACGCCAGAGGGTGGCGCTGGCGCGATCGCTGGTGACCATGCCGCGGGTGCTGCTGCTCGATGAACCCCTCTCCGGCCTCGACGTCACCACCAAGAACCGCATCATCGAGGACCTGCGCGCCTGGAACGAGGCCCGGCGCATCCCCATTCTCTACGTCACCCACAGCCGGCGCGAGGTGTTCGCGCTGGGCGAGCGCGTCGTGTGCCTGGAAAACGGCGAGATCCTCGCCCAGGGCGCCCCGCACGAAGTCTTGAACCAGCCACAGCACGAGACCATCGCTCAACTGGCCGGGTTCGAGAACGTTTTTGACGCCACTGTGCTCGCCCTGCACGAGACCCAGGGCACCATGACCTGCCGCCTCGAAGACAGCCAGGTGGAAGTGGAGATCCCGCTGGCCCGTGTGGAAGCCGGCGCGCGCGTGCGGCTCGCCGTTCGGGCGGGGGACATCCTCCTGGCGACCCAGCCGCCGCTTTTTCTGAGCGCTCGCAATGTGGTCCCGGGCAAGCTGGCGAGATTGGAGCGCGCCGAAGGGCTCGTAGTGACCGCGGTGGATTGCAGTGGCGTGAAGATCACCGTCAACGTCACCCCTGGCGCCTGCGAGACGCTAAAGCTCGAGCCGGGCAAAGAGATCTGGCTGGTCATCAAGACGCACTCCTGCCACCTGGTAGAAAGCCGCGCGAACGCCGGAGTCCAGAAGGGCGCCGGAAACAAACGCTGGATCGATGGCGCTCACGCCGCCAAGGCAGAACGAGGTGATCCGCGGCCCGTCGCCGCGGCCGCGCGCAGCTTCCCACGATTGAAGGTCCTGTACTTGCTCGGCGTCACTGCGCTGGCGTTTGCCGTACCTGCCTGGAGCGTGACGCGGGCGCACCGCTGGCAATTCCTGCCCGCGCTGCTGGCGTTGCAAGTGCTCCTGCTGCTGCAAGCACGGGTTTCGGCGGGCGAGATCGCGCGCGGCGCGACGCGGCTGAAGTGGCTCTTCCTCTTCCTGCTTCTGATGTACACCTTCCTGCCGTCAGATTCCGGCGGGAACGACGAGATCATCCGCTGGCATGCGGTCGAGGGCTGGAGGGCGATCCCCGTCAATCTCACCGGCCTGGCCACGTCAGCCATGATGTGCCTGCAGCTAATGACCGTCATCCTGGTCTCCGCAGTGGTGCGCCTGACCGGCGCGGGCACCGACCTGATCGACGGCCTTCGCGGATTCGGCCTGCCCAAGCTCTTTGTGTACTCGGTGGACTACACGCTGGCCATGCTGGGCGGGATCCGCCGTAAGGGGATGGGCGGTGGGATGGGTGGCGGCCGGGGCCGCCGCGCCCAGGCCGTCCAGGATGCGCCCGGGCCTGGCCTCATCAAGGTGCTGAAAAGTCTGCTACGCGGCGACGTGGGTGTCTTTACGGCCGCCGTGCACGACAGCCTGCAGCGCGCTCAGGACCACGTGCAGCAGGCGCCCGGGGGCAAGCTGGAATCCGATCTCGCGCACGACGTGGCCGTCATTACCGGCATTTCGTTCATGATGATGTCCCTCAAGATCCTGAAGATCCTGCCGGGCATCCCGTTCTTCTCCGGGTTCAAGACTCTGCTGTTGTACCCGCTTTATTTTCTGGCAGCCGATCTGACGCGCTCGCGCTGGGGCGGGACGGTGTGCGGCACCATCATGGGCGTGATCGGCTTCCTGCAGGGCGACGGGCGCTACGGCGCCTTCGAGATCCTGAAACACACAGCGCCGGGGATCGTGATCGACCTTTCCTGGCCGTTGGTGCGGCGGCTGCCGCGGTCCATGCTGGTATTTTGCGCCGTGGGATTCATAGCGGCCATCGCCCGCACCAGCACGGAGTTCGCTACCGTCCTGCTGCTGCGTCCGCGCGACGAAGTCCTGCTGTTCCCTTTCTTCAAGTTGATCCCCAACTTGATCGCCGGGACCCTGAGCGGCATGGTGACCTACTTCGTGCTGCCCGCATTCCATGCCACGCGTGCGGCGCGGCAGGAGGCGGATGCGGCGGCAGAACCCGCGGCCGCACAGCCGGGACCGGCGCCGGGCATGGCGATGATCGCCGAAGCGCCTGCCGGCGAATCGAGCGTTGCCCCGACGGCGACTTTCGGCAGCAGCATGGGAGCGGGTGGGGGCGGAGGCCGGGGTAGCGGCGGCGGACGGGGCGGCGGGGGTGGCGGCGGCTCGGGTACAGGCCGTGCGCAGGGCGACTAG
- a CDS encoding uridine kinase: MASPAMNRPKRTHIPSRLMRESLLDKHVVASTKTEAEISILPDVNIVVLGGRSVLDKGKAALFPILREIVRCRKKYKIIIGVGGGARVRHTFHICRDLGIPLGGMAMVAGAVDEQNTRLVQSLLAKDKGITLNKDHFLDLPLWLEAGMIPIMTGMPPYHYWEPPTAGDVPSHGEDLGMFMVSEVLGGRSMIFVKDEDGLYTADPKKDPKAEFISCVEAGELLQMNLPELIIERMVIETMLNARHTRQVQIINVAKPQMLRRALAGEPVGTVIYAGKENHPAKGLWKRKVASIRRGRKNRNGR; the protein is encoded by the coding sequence ATGGCGAGTCCTGCAATGAATCGTCCGAAGCGCACGCACATCCCCAGCCGGTTGATGCGGGAGTCGCTGCTGGACAAGCACGTGGTGGCCTCCACCAAAACGGAAGCCGAGATCTCCATCCTGCCCGACGTCAACATCGTGGTGCTGGGCGGGCGCAGCGTCCTCGACAAGGGCAAGGCAGCACTGTTCCCCATCCTGCGGGAGATCGTCCGCTGCCGCAAGAAGTACAAGATCATCATCGGGGTGGGCGGTGGCGCGCGGGTACGTCACACGTTTCACATTTGCCGCGACCTTGGTATCCCGCTGGGCGGAATGGCCATGGTTGCAGGGGCGGTGGACGAGCAGAACACCCGCCTGGTGCAATCGCTGCTGGCCAAGGACAAAGGCATCACCCTGAACAAGGACCACTTCCTCGACCTGCCGCTGTGGCTCGAGGCGGGCATGATCCCCATCATGACGGGCATGCCTCCCTATCACTACTGGGAGCCGCCTACCGCGGGCGACGTGCCCTCGCACGGCGAAGACCTGGGGATGTTCATGGTCAGCGAGGTGCTCGGCGGGCGATCCATGATCTTCGTCAAAGACGAGGACGGGCTCTATACCGCCGACCCCAAAAAGGACCCGAAGGCGGAGTTCATCTCGTGTGTCGAAGCCGGCGAACTGTTGCAGATGAACCTGCCAGAGCTGATCATCGAGCGCATGGTGATCGAGACCATGCTCAACGCCCGGCACACGCGCCAGGTGCAGATCATCAACGTGGCAAAGCCGCAGATGCTGCGGCGCGCGCTCGCCGGCGAGCCCGTCGGAACGGTCATCTATGCCGGCAAGGAGAACCATCCTGCGAAGGGACTCTGGAAGCGGAAGGTAGCTAGCATTCGCCGGGGGAGGAAAAATCGCAATGGGCGGTAA
- a CDS encoding uridine kinase → MGGNGKATLAPGAKSAAPDITPAEMSKKYGESIRVLPDVNVVKIGGQSIMDRGRAAVFPLIEEIAEAAKRFNILIGAGGGTRARHAYSVALDLDLPTGVLASIGCATSRQNARILQMLLAKHGGVYLNPEDFEKLPLYFRVGCIPIMVGMPPYEYWEKPTQSGRIPANRTDSGVYLTGEFLGARSVIFVKDEKGLYTHDPKKDPHAKFIPRISAQELLEMDLQDLVVERVVLENMLHAVHMREIQVINGLVAGNLTRALEGEHVGTIIYVD, encoded by the coding sequence ATGGGCGGTAATGGAAAAGCGACGCTGGCTCCCGGAGCGAAGTCAGCCGCGCCCGATATCACGCCCGCGGAGATGTCGAAGAAGTACGGCGAGTCGATCCGCGTGCTCCCCGATGTGAACGTGGTCAAGATCGGCGGGCAGAGCATCATGGACCGGGGCCGGGCGGCGGTATTTCCCCTGATCGAAGAGATCGCGGAAGCGGCCAAGAGGTTCAACATCCTGATCGGGGCCGGCGGCGGTACGCGCGCCCGTCACGCTTACAGCGTGGCCCTGGACCTGGACCTGCCGACCGGCGTGCTGGCCTCCATCGGCTGCGCTACCAGCCGGCAGAACGCGCGCATCCTTCAGATGCTGCTGGCCAAGCACGGCGGCGTGTACCTGAATCCGGAGGATTTCGAAAAGCTTCCCCTGTACTTCCGCGTGGGCTGCATCCCCATCATGGTCGGAATGCCGCCGTACGAATACTGGGAAAAACCGACGCAGAGCGGGCGTATCCCGGCCAACCGCACCGACTCCGGCGTCTACCTGACGGGCGAATTCCTGGGCGCGCGCTCGGTCATCTTCGTGAAGGACGAAAAGGGCCTCTACACCCACGATCCCAAGAAGGACCCGCACGCGAAATTCATCCCGCGCATCAGCGCGCAGGAGCTCCTGGAGATGGACCTCCAGGACCTGGTGGTCGAGCGCGTGGTGCTGGAGAACATGCTGCACGCCGTGCACATGCGCGAGATCCAGGTGATCAACGGCCTGGTGGCCGGCAATCTGACCCGCGCCCTGGAAGGCGAGCACGTCGGCACCATCATCTACGTGGACTAG
- a CDS encoding lactonase family protein: MNKQKLMVLLAFSCLLIIATIIGCTAVQEGFLIPVEEGAEARFAFVVNAENDCDCSFSISVFSVEKSTGKLTAAAGSPFTTAFIGGNEEGTSFIDVDPNSRFVYVPLGNQGKVAVYSVNQSTGALTEIGGSPFTVGEGGDRPYSAKVDPTGKVLYVTNRNNDEIYALSVDQSTGALATIGSFELDGFPYQIIMDPQGRFLYVGVDTGEGAAVQGFKINSSAPVLTPVPGEPGGYCALRSGTVDATGHFLLIANPCEDNVSVFTIDQSTGALAEVANSPFDAGSGPFHVVEAVNGGQSFVAVNNLDSANISVYTFNTSTGELKPVTSSPFTFANASWTHYMAVDFGNRFGYVADFGNGITGVTITQNGTLAQITGSPFTSSTSPPTQIVLGR; the protein is encoded by the coding sequence ATGAATAAGCAAAAATTGATGGTACTGCTGGCCTTCTCGTGCCTGTTGATCATTGCCACGATCATCGGCTGCACCGCCGTGCAAGAGGGATTCCTGATCCCGGTGGAGGAGGGTGCGGAGGCTCGGTTCGCCTTCGTGGTCAACGCGGAGAACGACTGCGATTGCAGCTTCTCGATCAGCGTGTTCTCGGTCGAAAAGAGTACGGGGAAGCTGACGGCGGCAGCGGGGTCGCCGTTCACCACCGCATTCATCGGGGGAAATGAAGAAGGGACGTCGTTCATCGACGTGGACCCGAACAGCCGCTTCGTGTACGTGCCGCTGGGGAACCAGGGCAAGGTGGCGGTGTACAGCGTCAATCAGAGCACGGGAGCGCTGACGGAGATCGGCGGTTCGCCGTTCACGGTGGGAGAGGGCGGCGACCGGCCGTACTCGGCCAAGGTGGACCCCACGGGTAAGGTTCTCTACGTGACCAACCGAAATAACGACGAGATCTACGCGTTGTCGGTGGACCAGAGCACGGGCGCGCTCGCGACCATCGGGAGCTTCGAGCTGGACGGGTTCCCCTACCAGATCATCATGGACCCGCAGGGCAGGTTCCTGTATGTGGGGGTGGATACCGGGGAAGGCGCGGCCGTGCAGGGATTTAAGATCAACAGCAGTGCGCCGGTCCTGACGCCGGTGCCGGGGGAGCCGGGCGGTTATTGCGCCCTGCGCTCCGGGACCGTCGATGCCACCGGGCATTTCCTGCTGATCGCCAACCCGTGCGAAGATAACGTGTCCGTCTTCACCATCGATCAGAGCACGGGTGCGCTGGCGGAGGTGGCTAACTCGCCGTTCGACGCCGGCAGCGGGCCGTTCCACGTGGTCGAAGCGGTCAATGGAGGGCAGTCGTTCGTCGCGGTGAACAACCTCGACTCCGCCAACATCTCGGTGTACACCTTCAACACCTCCACGGGCGAGCTGAAGCCGGTCACCAGCTCTCCGTTCACGTTCGCCAATGCCAGTTGGACGCACTACATGGCGGTGGACTTCGGAAACCGTTTCGGGTACGTCGCGGATTTCGGGAACGGGATCACCGGGGTGACCATCACCCAGAACGGGACGCTGGCGCAGATCACCGGGTCGCCGTTCACCAGTAGCACGAGTCCGCCGACGCAGATCGTGCTGGGCCGCTGA
- a CDS encoding porin family protein, translated as MKKALWIAPLVVLFAMQGFAQDSKVDIFGGYSYVRSDPGFTLPAGDASGWEGALTYNWNNWLALKADFDGHYCCDQTMHNFLFGPQINLGHGKLKPYLHGLVGGSHGTSFGGFSDTVLGFALGGGLDVKWTDRISVRIVQADYLGTRYADATQNNFRLSAGLVFHFGKR; from the coding sequence ATGAAAAAAGCGTTATGGATCGCACCCCTGGTGGTGCTGTTCGCGATGCAGGGTTTTGCCCAGGACTCCAAAGTGGACATCTTCGGCGGGTATTCCTACGTGCGGTCCGACCCGGGCTTCACTCTGCCTGCGGGGGACGCCAGCGGCTGGGAAGGCGCCCTGACCTACAACTGGAACAACTGGTTGGCGCTGAAGGCCGACTTCGACGGCCATTACTGCTGCGATCAAACCATGCACAATTTTCTGTTCGGGCCGCAGATCAACCTGGGGCATGGGAAGTTGAAGCCGTACCTGCACGGGCTGGTGGGGGGCAGCCACGGCACCTCGTTCGGAGGCTTCTCCGACACGGTGCTGGGGTTCGCGCTGGGGGGCGGGCTCGACGTGAAGTGGACCGACCGGATATCGGTCCGCATCGTGCAAGCCGATTACCTGGGGACGCGTTACGCGGACGCGACGCAGAACAACTTTCGCCTGTCGGCGGGGCTGGTGTTCCACTTCGGAAAGAGGTAG